AGAGAGAGTATCTCAACTCGTTCCTGCTTCAGAGGATTGCAGGATTAGTCTTCGATTACATGGTCGCAGCTTCCATAGCCGCTATTTCTCTGGAACTGATCAAGGAGTACATGATACCTATACTCATAATCACAACTGCTGGTGGCCTGGCAACTGCCGCATACACGATTTATTTTTCGAAATGGATTTACAAGCACGCGGTTATGGAACACATCGTTACTTTTTTTGGGATGCACACGGGTACTATCTCCACAGGTATAGCTTTATTGCGTGAGCTCGACCCGCAATTCGAGTCAGGTACGGCAGAAGATATGGTCATAGGAAGTGGTTTCGCTCTCTTTCTAGGTCTTCCGTTAATGATAATCATCAATATACCTATACTTGGCTTCAAACTAGGAAGACCTGTTTACTATTTCTACACACTATTGGCATTGCTCTTCTACTTTAGCATTATGTACATTTTCTGGTTTCTTAAAATCAAACGTTCGAAAGTTCGAAAATAGTAGTACAGTCGTTTGAAAGTGATTTAGTTCTATATATGGTAATTGTTTAGGATATATCGTCAATATATAGGATGTCAAAAAACAATATCTTTATATCCTTGATTTCTCCCCTCTATCAAGTGATATAATTTGTTAGTCATTTTTATTCCAACTAAAAGGGGGGAAACACATGAAGAAACTCTTCTTTCCATTTGTTGCGCTCTTACTTCTAGCTCTTCTTTCCGGTTGTCCTCAAAGCATTCAGCCGGAAACATTTGTGACTTCACAGATCATGGTGGAAGTAGTCCAGTACATGACCGGTCCGGCACTTGAAAATGCTCAGGTCAGAGTCTTTGATGCTGTTACAGGCGACCTGCTGGGCGAGGGGGTGACGGACGAACTTGGAAAAGCGACTGTGGACCTTGCTTGGACGGGAGAAGTGTTGGAGAAGGAAGTTGAAATTCTCGTCAACGCCGAAAATTGTGCACCGAGCGCTGTCAAAGGCGTTGTGGTGAGTGGTGCGCTGGAGGCCACAGACCTTGAGAACGTACCCGTAATTGAAATGGCTGCAAACCGGGCGATGATTAATCCAGAGTCGACTGAACTTCCCGCGTTTACCTTCCGCTTTGAAGACGCAGAGGGTAATCCCATCGATCCAACTAACATAGCCACCGATGTGACAGTCATCGTAGAAATCAACGATGATAACGACTGGGAATACTTTGACGCACTCTACATCGGTCTCGGCTATGTTCCCTGGGCTGGAGGTCGAGACGCAGCCACTTTCGGTGCTACTTCGCTTGAGTACACGTACAGCCTTGAAGGAAAATCAGGTGAGATTCTACTACATATTGTGGCATACAACCATAACAGAGCGAGGATGGACCAGATCGTGACACTGAACTTCCAGCCTCCAGAAACGCCTGTTATCGCGGAGAGATTCGCACCAACGGGAGTCTGGATATATTCTCTCACCAAGGACAGCCCCATCGAGTTCTATGGCTTAAAGGAGACAGCAGGTTCTAAATTGGCAAGTAAAGAACTCCACCTCGACGAACTAAATGGAGCGCCGGTTGAGGGAAACATCTTTGTCCAGATTGCCTGGGACGCTCCCGCCACTTCTACAGATATTGTGGGTTACAACATCTATCGGTCGGATGACGGTGGCTTAACGTACAAAAAGGTGGCTTTCAGAACCGGGGATTACGGATTCGACCACGGCATTGGCATTGAACCAGGAAAAGAATATTTTTATAAAGTTAGATCTGTATACAGCGACGGCAGTGAATCCGGTGATAGTAACGTGGTTCGAATGGTACCTCTGGATATCTTCAAAGTAAAGCTTGTATCCCCAGCCAACAGAGCCACAAATGTGTCAAGAAGGCCCATCTTCCGCTGGATACCTACTGACAAGGAGGACCCCACTAAAGCTCCGGTGCTTGGTGGTGGGCTGATCGATGAAAATGATATATATTACGGTTATTATCTCTGGATCTACGACACGACCCAAAGTGACGGCCAACACATAGTTCCTGACGACGAATTCTACACCTTCGGACCCTCGGAGGTCAGCGTGCAGTTCCTCGATCCCTCGTACGATTGGTATTACTTTGTCATGGGAGACTGGTACTACTACTTCTTCGACGGACTCGAAGCCTATAAGACCTATGAATGGGGACTGGACTATGCTTACGCGATTTACTATGGAGACGACGAAGATGGTGACGGGTTCGAGGATTGGATATCATTGGCTGTGACCATAGATTGGGGTTATGGGATAGACCGGTGGGTGAACGAGCCTGACTACTACAACCGCTTCACCACTGGCGAAGGTTACTAAGAAAGGGGGGATTTGAATGAAATCGATGAAACTCTTAGTAATTATTGCACTGCTTGCTTTGGTTATTTCTGCCTGTACGCTCGTCCCGAATCATGAAGAAAAAGCGGATGTTACTGGAATATGGCAGGCTATTGAAAATGCCCCCTACTACGAAGGTAGGTTGAACATTGGATACGAAAATTATTCAGATGTTGAGAAGCTAGCAGAGGCTCTTGATGCGGAGATAGTGCTTGACATACCTCAAATAAAGGCTGCAAGCATCCGATTCGACGGCAAACTTGTGGACATAAAGGACGAGCTGCTGGATGTAGTTAGGAACAAGGACCTGGCTTTGAGATACATAGAGCCCAGTTACGAGAGAGAACTGGACGAGCCTTTGAAGTCCCCAGACGTACTGAAAGAACTTGGAATGCCTTCCTTCACTGTTACAGAAGTTGCCACCGAGGGTATTCCTGACCTTATGGAATTTGTCTGGGGCGTCGAGAAGATAGGTGCGCCTGAAGCCTGGTCTTTGGGCTACGACGGCAGTGGGATCATTGTGGCTGTAATCGATACCGGTATCGATTCAACGCACCCAGATCTGGAAGGGCAAGTTGCAATGAGGTATGACCCTCTTTTGGGCACTGAGGTGGCTACGAACATAGATTATTCTTTTGAGGCACATGGTACCCACGTCGCCGGGACTATTGCTGCCAAGGACGATGGTATCGGCGTAACAGGTGTCGCCCCCGGTGCAAAACTCATGGATATCCCCATTTTCCAGCCAGGTTACATTGGAGATGAGTATGTTGCCAGTGGGATAGTATGGGCAGTTGATCACGGAGCAAATATTCTTTCAAACTCCTGGGGTGGAAAGGGTTATTCATCGATGCTTCATGATGCTATAACCTATGCTTATGTTAACAACGTTATTTTCGTTAATTCCGCAGGGAACGAACGTGTAGATGAAATCGGCAGTCCCAAGATGTACCCCGGTGTTGTAGTAGTGGCTGCAAGCACCGCAGTGGATGGAGTGACTAACTTTTCCAGCAGAAGCAGGAAAATATCCGTAGCAGCTCCTGGCGATTACACCGTTCTTTCGACCGTTCCGCTCTGGGACGAAGATGAGTTCGTCTTCGATTCTTACCCCTATGCTTTCTACGGTGGGACCTCCATGGCCTGTCCCCATGTTTCGGGTGCTCTCGCTCTGTTGATGCAGAAGTACAGTGAGGAAGAAGAAGTTCTTAATCCCTACCAATACAGAAAGATCCTAGAAAGGGGTGCCGTGGACATACTGGAGCCCGGATTCGACCTAGCCAGCGGCTGGGGCAGACTGGACGTATCCGGTTCCCTCGCGGTCGATCCTGACAGCATAGGAAATGGTGGAGAAGTGGTGTTTAAAGCCCTCTCCAGAAGAACTTATGCTGATGGTTCGAAAGAACCGCTGAACGGTGTGTACGTGACCCTGATACCTCACGACCCCTGGCTGCCTATTTATACAGCCAAGACTTTCGGCGATGGTTACGCGCCCTTCATAGGAATAGACCCAGGCATGTACGACGTCTATTTTGGGAACGGGGATCCCTTCGATCCTTACAGCTGGATGTACTATGGAGGCAGAATGGCGGAACAACATGGCTATTCCTGGAAAGACTTCGAGGTAACGGAAGGAACAGCATGGTATGCAGTGCCTGCGGAGTTCTCGTCAAAGCCCAAAGTAGTTGTGGAAAACATACAGTTCTACACTTTGGATGGGACACCGGTTGATGTATCTGAAGTTCCTGTGATCGCTTTCAACATAAAGGCTATTAATGTTATCACAGCTGATGAATTTTCAACAACCATCTTTTTTGATGGTGGTTCTTTCACACTTCCTGATAACGCGCCACCTCCACTGTACGAATTCTACATTATTCCTGTCTTAGAGGTAGATGACTTGGAGGACTACTACGCAGTAGTAAGCGGCTATGTGGAATACGACAACGATGCTGACAGGCGTGTGTTCTTCGAGGTCTACATGGATGGAGGCGGAGCGTTAATAACGGACGGCTGGATGTACTACTTTACCGCGTTCTGATAAACAGTTTCGATATTCCGGGGGACCCTCAATTCCCCCGGTTTTTTTTATTTGCTATTCTTTTTTGCCTTGCCAGAAAAATCACTGTTCCAAGGACTATCATGAAATGGTATGTCAGCAGCCTCCAGAGAGCCACAGCGATGCCTATAACCCCTTTTGGGAGAACACCACCCAGCATGTAAAACAAACCGAGCTCCAGGGCTCCGCTCGCGCCCGGAGTCGGCACATAGAAGGCCACAAGGAACAGAAGTTCCTGGACACCCCAGACTTCAAGGAAAGAAACGGATGAAGTAACCTGAGATACACCCAAAAGTCCCATGAGTACGAAGTACATAATGAACTTAAATACAACGCTGAACAGGATTGATAGTGCTATATCTATGAACATATTGTGTGGCCCTTTTTTCCAGATGAGCTTCATGTAATAATTGAACTCTTCGAATTTTTTTATGAGATATTCTCTGACCTCATCGGGTTCACAATCCAGCGACTTTCCAAGGAGTTTTCGTATGAACGTCGGCTTTAAGAATATATCGAGGGACCTTATAAGCATTTTTTTCGAATACGAGAGAGTAACGAGAAAGATCAACAGTGCGATGGTCATGAGCGCTCCGAGAGACGCGAAAATTCCTATTCCTGGGATTTTGAGGAAAGCGTTCCAGTATTTTGGCAGAAAAATCAATGCAAGGATCAATATGGCCACATTGTTCACGACATACCTTGAAACGACGACAGCTGCGGCTGTCGTTGTCTCGACGCCCCTCTTTGAGAGATCGTATACCTGGTAAGGCTGACCACCGGCGGCGAAAGGAGTAAGATTGTTGAAAAACTGCATCAGTAATATATTTGCGAAAGCTTCTTTGTATGGCAAGTTGATCCCATATGATTTCAGCAGGAGCTTTGTCCTCAATGCGTTGATTGATTGTGCGAGCATATAGATGGAAATAGTCCCAATAATCCATGAAGGAGATAGTTTCAGGACTAACGACAAGTCGACGTTTTCACCCAGAAAGGCAAGGATAGCGAAGATAACGATAAGGCTAATTATCAAAGCGTAGAACGCCTTTTTATATGAAAAGGTTTGCTTTCGGTTCTCTTCCATAAATCCTCCGGAGTTTTCAGAATAGCTAGTAAATTATATCACATGGGTTCTAGAGGTGCTTTGTGATACAATTTTCTGATAAAGAAAAGGGGGGAATAGAAGATGAAAAAGCTGTTATTTGTAACACTCATACTGCTCTTTGTTTCAATGAGTTATGCTCAGTTTGTAGGTCTGAATCTTTTCTTTGGGAATCTTCATTCTCACACCTCTTATTCCGATGGTCAAAAGACACCTGAGTTTGCGTATAACTTTGCAAAAAATGTTCCCAAAATGGATTTCTTGGCTGTAACGGACCACGCCCACTATTTTGAGCAAACTCTGTCAGATGGTAGAGACAAGTTCGAAGCGATGAAAGAAGCCGCACATGTGAATAGCAGCGATAATTTTCTCGCTATTGCTGGGTTCGAATGGACGGCTACCGGCTGGGGACATATCAATGTATATGAAGCTCCTGATTGGACGGACAGGAATGAGTCACCGGATCTCGATAGCTTTTACAGCTGGATAGAGAGTAGAAAGGTTCTTGCTCAGTTCAACCACCCTATGTCTATGTTTGGAATTTTTGATGATTTCAAATACTATCCAAAAGCTGATGAATATATCAATCTCGTAGAAATTGGAAATGGGAACTGGTCTTTGGGTGATACCATCTCCCCGGAAATGTTCAATGCTGTCAGACTCGCATTCGCAAATGGTTGGCACCTCGGTACAACTGTGGGCCAGGACAATCATAAAGCTAACTGGGGTGCGGCAAATGATTCGAGGACGGCCGTGTATTCTCCTTCGTTAAAACTTGACGACATTCTTGATAGTTTAATGAAAAGACGTACTTATGGAACCGAGGATAGCAATGTGGTAGTGGAATTCTCGGGCAACGGCGAGCCTCTCGGGTCTATCATCTACGATGCGAGTTCACTGAAGCTCGTTCTGAAAATAAAAGAAACTGATGATGACCCGATAGCTAAAGTTGTTATCTATTCAAAATATGGAATCTACAAATCTTTTGATGTCAACGCAACCGTTTTTGAATACAGCGAGGAGATACCCATAGAGAGTTCTTATGAATATTTCTTTGCATATATTCTCGAAGCCGACGGTCAGGAGATCGTAACAACACCCGTGTGGGTGCAGAGCTCTTTAAAGTGCTATCTCTATAACCCCTCAGTACATCCCGGTAACGTGAAACCCGGTGAGAAAGTCGTCACAAAGTTCGTCGTTGCAAATTTGAATGATACCTCGAAGGAGTTCGTGGTATATCTAAAAAACCCGGAAGGGAAAGTATTGGCAAACAAGAAATTTTCATTGGGTGCTCTTTCGGCGGAAACAGCGGTTCTTGAATTTACACCCGAGTCTGAGAAAGATAGCACCATTATTTTTTGCATAGACAATGAAGTGAATTATAAACTTGAACTGACTGTGAGGTCATCCGCTTCGTTGAATATACTTCTCGATAAAACGCACGACAATTATTCCATGAACGCCAGGGAAATATTGAAGGCTTCCATCAACACAGCGGGACATAAGATCGTAGAAGCTGAAAGAATGTTGAAGCCCAATGACCTCTCTAATAAAGACGTTTTTATTCTGCCGTTGCCGGGCACAAAAGGCTTCTTTGAAAAATTGAAGATTCTAATGCCTCTACATTTAAATATGATTAAAAACTATGTCGAAAATGGTGGAACCCTCATCATTTTAGGAAATGGAGCACCCATTTCCCAAGCTATAATCGATTCATACAACAACCTTTTGAAGGCTCTAGACCAACCTATCATCTTCGGAAACGTGATCGCAGATGACGTGGAGGAAATATCTGGTATAACCTTCGATGGCTACAGGGAACTGGTGGGCGCTGGTACACATTTCGAAGGAAATTACGGAAATGGCAAGGTTCTTGTATTCGCAGGAGATCCCTTTACTGATAGGGTTATCTCAGCGAACGTCGAGCTTTTGAACGAGCTCTTTGGTGTAAATGAAATAGTCGAACCCGAATCCGAAAACAAAATACCGGTGGTACTCATAGATACAGCCCACGGAAACGATTATTCGCGGGATAAGCTGAATGATTTTTCTGCAGCTATAGACAGTTGGGGATATTTGAGTAAGTTCCTCTATGAACCCCTATCAGATGAGATACTCAAAAGTGTAAAACTCCTTGTTCTTATGGATGGTGCAGGCTACACGAAGGACGAGTACGAAGCGGTAACCACCTTCCTGAAAAACGGTGGAAGACTCCTCTTAACAGGAAAATCGGATTTCAGGGATGGTAGCCATCCTCAAGTTATGAACCGGTTTCTAGAGTTGATCGGTTCCAGTATTAGGTTGAATGACGATCAAATCGTTGACCCAACGGACAATTACGGTGCTTCTTACAAGGTGGAAATAAAGACATTTCCAAAAAGTGAGCTGAAATTCATTCCTGAAAAGAAAGTTGATGTTTATAGCGGTTGTTCGTTGCTGGTCAATGAAGGATCTGGAGTAGAGATATTTGCCACCGGTGATGAAGACACGAAGAGTGTTGATGCAGATGGCAGAGGAGATGCTTTCCCAGTCGAAAAGGTAATCTTTGCTGCTGGTGAGAAGATAGGAAAGTCGAGAATCGCGGTACTCGGCAAGGCGATTTTCAGTGATTACGATTTCAAATATCCCGGTAACGATAATTACAAATTCACAAAAATGATAATCGACTGGTTGATGAAATGAATTTGTAACAAAGGGACTTTGCTATAAAGGGCTTTTATGGTATAATGACACGGAAATCAAGAATGTGAGGAGGTGTGGCAATGATTTTTAGGAACAGAATGGTAGCATTTACCCCTGTATCTGGGGTTACTCTGCTTTGCCACGCCTTTGTACGTCTATGGAGGTATAAGCCTGTATAGTACAGGTTTCGAGGATACAAGGGTCGTGGCGAAAGTCACGGCCCTTTTTTTTGGTTCCTTTCTTCTGTCGCAGGAGGTGAATAACATGAGGCATAACTTTTGGAAGAGCAACGCAATCGTCGTAGTTGAAAACAGGGACTGTAAATCGGGCATCTGTCGCGCCGATATAACGAAAGAGAGTTTGTTTGATGGTCAAGGAGAATTTGTTAAGTTGGTACTTTGAAAGGGGGTATTGCAATGCACCAAAAGCGTATAAAATCTGTCATTAAAATCGATAGAACCATTGAAAAGATAAGAGAAGAAACACTTAAAGACATTGGATTTATCCGGGAAAGAGGGAGGTTACTATGAGTAAGAAGAAACACTATCATAATTCCATTTATCGCGGGGCTAAGTCTTCTCCTGTTGAAATAGAGAAAAAGGTGAACAAGATTCATTACGAACTGTTGAAAAGGCTCATGCGAATTGGAGGTGGTGGACTATGAATTACGCGTTGATATCTGAAAACATAAAGAAGCAATTCAAAAAGAGCAAAAGGATTGTTCATGCCCTAAAAGGGATAAACCTTCAGATAAGGGAAGGCGAGATATATGGTTTATTGGGTCCGAATGGCTCTGGAAAGTCAACCTTCATCCGGATAGCATCAACTCTGTTGATACCCGATACTGGGAGCATAAAGATTTTCGGATATGACGTGGTGAAGGAAGCCACGAAAGTCCAGAGACTAATTAATCGCGTTTCAGCCGAAGCGAGTTTTTTCAAAAAGCTATCGGCGATGGAGAACCTGCTTTTTGCTGCCGGTATACATGGTATATCGAAGAAGGAAGCACTGGAAAAGATTTATGACATCTCTGAAAAGGTGGGACTTGATAGGAAACGCCTTAACGACCCTCTGGAAGATTTTTCAAGGGGGATGCAGCAAAAAGTTGCCATTGCCAGGGCTTTCATGACTGAACCAAGATTGATGCTTCTTGATGAACCCACAACTGGACTTGACCCAAGGGCAAAGCGTGAAGTGCAATCGTTAATACTCCAAATGAGAGAAAATATGGGGGCAACTATACTTCTCACGACTCATGACATGGAAGAAGCAGAAAGGCTATGTGATTATGTGGCGATAATTCACAGAGGCCGGATAATTATCAAAGGACGAACGAGTGAATTGAAAACTATGATCGCTCACAAAGTCACGAATCCGACATTTGAAGACGTTTTTATGGAATTCACGGGTATCAGCTTTGATGAGGCGGAGTACGAGGAGGCTGAAAGTGCATGAGTACTCAAAGCATAGTGCGGGAAATGCGGGCTTCCTGGGCCTTTATTGTACGGAACTTCAATCTTATAAAACGTTATTGGAAATGGGAAGTTGTTTTCTTCGCATACACTATAGCCAACTCCATAACGATGGGGTTCATTGGCAAAGGTGTGGAGGCTTTTTCAGGAGCTGTACTGGATACGAATTATCTGATTCTCTATATGCTTCTCGGGTCGATTCTCTGGGGTTATCTCTCGATACTATTTGAGATAGTAGCCGAGACGGTCGCCTGGGAGCGCTGGGAAGAAACAATAGAATATACATTCATGGCTCCTATCAAAAGGGCAACGCACCTCTTGAGCGTATGTGGGTTCGCTATTCTCTATGGAATATTGCGAGCGGGTTTGATCCTTCTGGTGGTCTCGATCTTTTTCGACCTGGATCTTTCAAAAGCCAACTTCGCCTCTGCAACCGCAATATTGGCGATAGCGAGTTTCTCCTTTATAGGTCTGGGAATGGTAGCAGCTATTCTGCCATTGATTTCACCAGAGAAGGGCGTTCAGGTTGTCCATATCTTTCAAGCGCTGTTGCTGATGTTCTCCGGTGTTTATTATGAGATAACCGTGTTACCCTTGTGGATGCAGAAAGTAGCAAGGCTGTCACCGGCGACTTACGCTCTCAAAGGCATGCGCTCCGCTATACTTGATGGGAAAGGCTTCAATGAATTGTGGTCAGAGGTCTGGCCATTATTGATTCTTGGTTTTTTCCTTCTCCCGATTGGAATATATTTCTTCCAGATCATGGAGCACTGGGCGAAAAAGAAGGGAGTTCTCAAAAGGAGCGGTTGATACCGCTCCTTTTCGTACTATTTGAAGGTTCCATCGATGTTCAATGATAAAATCGAAAGTGTACTTCGATTCCAAAGCATAAAATATATTTGGGAGGTCAAATATGCTCGTTACTTTGAGCGGAGTGACTCACGATTACGGTGAGGGGTTACTCTTCAATAATATTTCTACATCAATAAACAGACAGGACAAAATTATATTGATCGGTCAGAATGGAAGTGGCAAATCGACCCTTCTGAAAATAATTGCAGGTTTGCTTGAACCAACTTATGGAGAGGTACATAGAGCTTCAAGTATCAGAATAGGTTATCAGGTTCAGGAACGAATTACAGACAGACATTTGTCTCTTATGGATTTTTATATGAATGAAAAAGAGAAAATAGAGCCAGATACAGAGGAATATTACAGTTTTGATAGACGTGTCAGGAGCATATTAACAGGGCTTGAGTTTTCCTCAGAAGACTGGGAGAGGGAACTCGGCAGTTTCAGTGGTGGGGAAATTACGAGAATCGCGCTGGGAAGATTGCTCCTTTTGGATTATGATCTTTTACTACTTGATGAACCCACAAATCACTTGGACCTGAAGTCCGTCGACTGGCTCATTGCATTCCTGAACTCATACCGCGGAGCGGTGCTTCTCGTATCACATGATAGACACCTCATAAGAAGTGTGGGAAACAGGTTCTGGGAAATAAATAGCCGAAAGCTCTGGGACTTTCCCGGAAGTTTCGATAATTATGTTTCTGAAAGGGAACTGTTCGTAAAGAGTGCTCTAAAAAAGCGAGAAAAGCTCGAAAATGAGATAGACAGGCTTCAGATTGTGGCCCGAAGGTACAGACTCTGGGGAGGCGAAAAATTCATTCGTCAGGCTGTTAGTAAAGAGAAGCAGATAGAACGACTCAAGGAAGAGTTGGAGACAATTTCGATCCCTGAAGAGGGAGATTCTCCGAAGATAAGGCTTCCTGAACCTTCCAGAACAGGTTATGTGGTGTTGGAAGTGAAGAACCTCCATTTCAGCTATGATAAAAGAGTTGTTTTCAACGGGGCGGAGATTGTACTGCACCGTGGCGAGAAACTCGGTATAGTTGGACCAAACGGTAGCGGTAAATCGACACTATTGAAGATACTCGCTGGACAGCTTTCACCGTCTTCAGGTGAAGTGAAATGGGGATATAATGTCAGTTGGGGATATCTTTCCCAGATGTCAGACGAGCTCTCATTTGAAAAGGAAGTCATACAGGAATGCTGGGAGCTTGTGCCTGACTGGCCAGACTTTGAAATCAGAAAGTACCTCGGGCGGTTCGGTTTCGAAGGCGAGAGTGTTTTTAAGAAAGTGGGATTACTGAGCGGAGGTGAAAAGACGCGTCTTGCCCTCGCAAAGATGATTCTCAAGAAACCAAATGTGTTAATTATGGATGAGCCCACGAACAACCTTGACATCTGGTCAATTCAGAGCCTAGAAAAGGTGCTTATGGAATACAAAGGCGCGATTATTCTCGTTTCCCACGACAGGGAGTTTCTAAAGAATATCTGTGAAAAATATGTAGTCATCAAGTCCAACAAGTTGGAACATCTTGATAGATTGGAAATATATCTGGAGAATTTTGATGAGTTCAAAGATACATTTCTCAGACAAAAAGACAATGCGAGTAAGCAAAAAAATTTCAAGGAAAAACGAAGGCTCAGTAACCAGCGGAAAAAACTTTCAGAAATGCTTGAAACTTTGAATATTCGGGAAAAAGAACTTGAAAGATCACTGGAGAAACTGTATCAAGAAATTGCATTGCATTCAGCTGATTATCAGAAACTTCAAAAATTACAAGAAGAGATCAGTCTCATAGAAGAAAAATTCCTCAATTTACTTGAGGAGAGAGAATTGCTTCAGAAGGAACTTTCACTGCTCGATGAAAGGCTTCTGGGCTACAGGTGAAACATCATTTCCACAATGGCATAGATAAGGATTATTGAGATAATCAGAAAGTTGTTGAAATAACTCCCACCGACAAGGATTCTCATATCCCTTTCAGTCATTGCGAGGGGGTTATATTCATTCTTTTTTGCAATTGATAAAAGGTATATTGACCAGATGATGTGCAGAGTAAAAACAGCAAGCCCCGATATTATTAGAGACTGACACACGTTTTCGAAATTGCTGATGGCATGAATGATGAA
This genomic interval from Kosmotoga pacifica contains the following:
- a CDS encoding fibronectin type III domain-containing protein, yielding MDLAWTGEVLEKEVEILVNAENCAPSAVKGVVVSGALEATDLENVPVIEMAANRAMINPESTELPAFTFRFEDAEGNPIDPTNIATDVTVIVEINDDNDWEYFDALYIGLGYVPWAGGRDAATFGATSLEYTYSLEGKSGEILLHIVAYNHNRARMDQIVTLNFQPPETPVIAERFAPTGVWIYSLTKDSPIEFYGLKETAGSKLASKELHLDELNGAPVEGNIFVQIAWDAPATSTDIVGYNIYRSDDGGLTYKKVAFRTGDYGFDHGIGIEPGKEYFYKVRSVYSDGSESGDSNVVRMVPLDIFKVKLVSPANRATNVSRRPIFRWIPTDKEDPTKAPVLGGGLIDENDIYYGYYLWIYDTTQSDGQHIVPDDEFYTFGPSEVSVQFLDPSYDWYYFVMGDWYYYFFDGLEAYKTYEWGLDYAYAIYYGDDEDGDGFEDWISLAVTIDWGYGIDRWVNEPDYYNRFTTGEGY
- a CDS encoding ABC transporter permease, with protein sequence MSTQSIVREMRASWAFIVRNFNLIKRYWKWEVVFFAYTIANSITMGFIGKGVEAFSGAVLDTNYLILYMLLGSILWGYLSILFEIVAETVAWERWEETIEYTFMAPIKRATHLLSVCGFAILYGILRAGLILLVVSIFFDLDLSKANFASATAILAIASFSFIGLGMVAAILPLISPEKGVQVVHIFQALLLMFSGVYYEITVLPLWMQKVARLSPATYALKGMRSAILDGKGFNELWSEVWPLLILGFFLLPIGIYFFQIMEHWAKKKGVLKRSG
- a CDS encoding S8 family serine peptidase, whose translation is MKSMKLLVIIALLALVISACTLVPNHEEKADVTGIWQAIENAPYYEGRLNIGYENYSDVEKLAEALDAEIVLDIPQIKAASIRFDGKLVDIKDELLDVVRNKDLALRYIEPSYERELDEPLKSPDVLKELGMPSFTVTEVATEGIPDLMEFVWGVEKIGAPEAWSLGYDGSGIIVAVIDTGIDSTHPDLEGQVAMRYDPLLGTEVATNIDYSFEAHGTHVAGTIAAKDDGIGVTGVAPGAKLMDIPIFQPGYIGDEYVASGIVWAVDHGANILSNSWGGKGYSSMLHDAITYAYVNNVIFVNSAGNERVDEIGSPKMYPGVVVVAASTAVDGVTNFSSRSRKISVAAPGDYTVLSTVPLWDEDEFVFDSYPYAFYGGTSMACPHVSGALALLMQKYSEEEEVLNPYQYRKILERGAVDILEPGFDLASGWGRLDVSGSLAVDPDSIGNGGEVVFKALSRRTYADGSKEPLNGVYVTLIPHDPWLPIYTAKTFGDGYAPFIGIDPGMYDVYFGNGDPFDPYSWMYYGGRMAEQHGYSWKDFEVTEGTAWYAVPAEFSSKPKVVVENIQFYTLDGTPVDVSEVPVIAFNIKAINVITADEFSTTIFFDGGSFTLPDNAPPPLYEFYIIPVLEVDDLEDYYAVVSGYVEYDNDADRRVFFEVYMDGGGALITDGWMYYFTAF
- a CDS encoding ABC transporter ATP-binding protein — translated: MNYALISENIKKQFKKSKRIVHALKGINLQIREGEIYGLLGPNGSGKSTFIRIASTLLIPDTGSIKIFGYDVVKEATKVQRLINRVSAEASFFKKLSAMENLLFAAGIHGISKKEALEKIYDISEKVGLDRKRLNDPLEDFSRGMQQKVAIARAFMTEPRLMLLDEPTTGLDPRAKREVQSLILQMRENMGATILLTTHDMEEAERLCDYVAIIHRGRIIIKGRTSELKTMIAHKVTNPTFEDVFMEFTGISFDEAEYEEAESA
- a CDS encoding CehA/McbA family metallohydrolase, encoding MKKLLFVTLILLFVSMSYAQFVGLNLFFGNLHSHTSYSDGQKTPEFAYNFAKNVPKMDFLAVTDHAHYFEQTLSDGRDKFEAMKEAAHVNSSDNFLAIAGFEWTATGWGHINVYEAPDWTDRNESPDLDSFYSWIESRKVLAQFNHPMSMFGIFDDFKYYPKADEYINLVEIGNGNWSLGDTISPEMFNAVRLAFANGWHLGTTVGQDNHKANWGAANDSRTAVYSPSLKLDDILDSLMKRRTYGTEDSNVVVEFSGNGEPLGSIIYDASSLKLVLKIKETDDDPIAKVVIYSKYGIYKSFDVNATVFEYSEEIPIESSYEYFFAYILEADGQEIVTTPVWVQSSLKCYLYNPSVHPGNVKPGEKVVTKFVVANLNDTSKEFVVYLKNPEGKVLANKKFSLGALSAETAVLEFTPESEKDSTIIFCIDNEVNYKLELTVRSSASLNILLDKTHDNYSMNAREILKASINTAGHKIVEAERMLKPNDLSNKDVFILPLPGTKGFFEKLKILMPLHLNMIKNYVENGGTLIILGNGAPISQAIIDSYNNLLKALDQPIIFGNVIADDVEEISGITFDGYRELVGAGTHFEGNYGNGKVLVFAGDPFTDRVISANVELLNELFGVNEIVEPESENKIPVVLIDTAHGNDYSRDKLNDFSAAIDSWGYLSKFLYEPLSDEILKSVKLLVLMDGAGYTKDEYEAVTTFLKNGGRLLLTGKSDFRDGSHPQVMNRFLELIGSSIRLNDDQIVDPTDNYGASYKVEIKTFPKSELKFIPEKKVDVYSGCSLLVNEGSGVEIFATGDEDTKSVDADGRGDAFPVEKVIFAAGEKIGKSRIAVLGKAIFSDYDFKYPGNDNYKFTKMIIDWLMK
- a CDS encoding lysylphosphatidylglycerol synthase transmembrane domain-containing protein, whose amino-acid sequence is MEENRKQTFSYKKAFYALIISLIVIFAILAFLGENVDLSLVLKLSPSWIIGTISIYMLAQSINALRTKLLLKSYGINLPYKEAFANILLMQFFNNLTPFAAGGQPYQVYDLSKRGVETTTAAAVVVSRYVVNNVAILILALIFLPKYWNAFLKIPGIGIFASLGALMTIALLIFLVTLSYSKKMLIRSLDIFLKPTFIRKLLGKSLDCEPDEVREYLIKKFEEFNYYMKLIWKKGPHNMFIDIALSILFSVVFKFIMYFVLMGLLGVSQVTSSVSFLEVWGVQELLFLVAFYVPTPGASGALELGLFYMLGGVLPKGVIGIAVALWRLLTYHFMIVLGTVIFLARQKRIANKKNRGN